In Amycolatopsis methanolica 239, a single genomic region encodes these proteins:
- a CDS encoding aldehyde dehydrogenase family protein: protein MLRSNVVYKKRFDYPEFWTIGGEDMATKIDSRVEQAETTDVLRTEVRSPVDGATLGTVTNAGPADVASAIAKAASAAVEFAALPAHRRAALLRQAAVAVDEQRDALVDDLVRGLGKPVRFARAEANRGSDMLLRCAEELSSLGGETLPLDAVPGGEGRTGMTWREPLGVIAAVTPFNAPVNLTLQKVAPALAMGNTVIVKPSPEAALVVERLVGAISSVLPDGVLQVLHGGPEVVLGLSRDPRVDAVSLTGGTVAGEAVLREAGIKPVLLELGSNAPNIVLADADIADAATRITGAAFGASGQQCISAQRILVERSAHDEFLAAFLAAARGLVVGDPAETATDLGPMIHRRSRDRVVELVDDAEARGGRIALDGRTDSLYLGPTVVTDPHPDSRLLREEVFGPVVVVQSVDDLDDALAVANSVDVGLQAACFTRDLDRAFAAARGLRAGSVWINEATRFRLDTYPFGGVGRSGLGREGVRYAMEELSTLKFVGLRHN from the coding sequence ATGCTCAGATCTAACGTAGTATACAAAAAAAGGTTTGACTACCCAGAATTCTGGACGATTGGCGGCGAAGACATGGCGACGAAGATCGACTCCCGGGTCGAGCAGGCCGAAACCACGGACGTCTTGAGGACCGAGGTGCGGTCACCGGTCGACGGCGCGACGCTGGGGACCGTCACCAACGCCGGACCTGCCGACGTCGCGAGCGCGATCGCGAAGGCCGCGTCTGCCGCCGTGGAGTTCGCCGCGCTGCCTGCCCACCGCCGCGCCGCGTTACTTCGCCAGGCAGCCGTCGCGGTCGACGAACAGCGTGACGCTTTGGTCGATGATCTGGTCCGAGGCCTGGGCAAGCCAGTGCGTTTCGCCCGCGCCGAGGCGAACCGCGGCTCGGACATGTTGCTGCGCTGCGCCGAGGAGCTCAGCTCACTCGGCGGCGAGACCCTGCCGCTCGACGCCGTTCCGGGCGGCGAGGGCCGCACCGGCATGACCTGGCGCGAGCCGCTGGGGGTGATCGCCGCGGTGACCCCGTTCAACGCCCCCGTCAACCTGACCCTGCAGAAGGTCGCACCGGCCCTGGCGATGGGTAACACGGTCATCGTCAAGCCCTCGCCTGAGGCCGCGCTGGTCGTCGAACGCCTCGTCGGCGCCATCTCCAGCGTGTTGCCCGACGGTGTACTGCAGGTTTTGCACGGCGGCCCGGAAGTCGTGCTCGGCCTCTCGCGCGACCCGAGGGTCGACGCGGTGTCTCTCACCGGCGGCACGGTCGCCGGCGAGGCCGTACTCCGGGAGGCGGGGATCAAGCCGGTCCTGCTCGAGCTCGGCTCGAACGCGCCGAATATCGTCCTGGCCGACGCCGACATCGCCGACGCGGCCACCCGGATCACCGGCGCGGCCTTCGGGGCGAGCGGGCAGCAGTGCATCTCCGCCCAACGGATCCTCGTCGAACGTTCGGCACACGACGAGTTCCTCGCCGCGTTCCTCGCCGCGGCTCGCGGCCTCGTTGTCGGGGACCCGGCCGAGACAGCGACCGACCTCGGCCCGATGATCCACCGGCGGTCCCGGGACCGGGTCGTCGAACTCGTCGACGACGCCGAGGCCCGCGGCGGGCGGATCGCCCTCGATGGCCGCACGGACTCGCTCTACCTCGGCCCGACCGTGGTGACCGACCCGCACCCGGACTCGCGCCTGCTGCGCGAGGAGGTCTTCGGCCCCGTCGTCGTCGTCCAGTCCGTCGACGATCTCGACGACGCGTTGGCCGTCGCCAATTCCGTCGATGTGGGACTGCAGGCCGCGTGCTTCACTCGTGACCTCGACCGGGCCTTCGCCGCGGCCCGCGGGCTCCGGGCCGGCTCCGTGTGGATCAACGAGGCCACCCGGTTCCGGCTGGACACCTACCCGTTCGGCGGTGTCGGG